Proteins encoded by one window of Anaerosalibacter sp. Marseille-P3206:
- a CDS encoding BMP family lipoprotein, with amino-acid sequence MSKKIIAVLMIAVLAFSLVACTDSGKSDEGKTDEGKVESDLKVAMVTDVGGVNDQSFNQSAWEGLQQAEKDFGVKVSYQESHQDADFVPNLETLVDAENDMIWGIGFKLGDAIKEAAEKNPDTKYGIVDFSYGDKTPENVVGVVFKAEQPSFLVGYIAAKMTETGTVGFVGGMEGDVIWGFDYGFHAGVAYANKVNGTDVKVLRQYAESFNDAAKGKAITNSMYQQGADIVFHAAGGVGDGVIEAAKEQGKWAIGVDRDQNYMAPDNVLTSAMKRVDQGIYLIVKDLADGKFTGGETVVLGLKEGAVDIAPTSDKHVPKEILDEVEGLKKDIIDEKIVVPVNEKTFEEYLETLE; translated from the coding sequence TTGTCTAAAAAGATAATTGCAGTACTAATGATTGCAGTACTTGCATTCAGCCTTGTAGCATGTACAGATAGTGGCAAATCAGATGAAGGAAAAACAGATGAAGGCAAGGTAGAAAGTGATTTAAAAGTAGCTATGGTTACAGATGTTGGTGGTGTAAATGACCAATCATTTAACCAATCAGCTTGGGAAGGTTTACAACAAGCAGAAAAGGATTTTGGAGTAAAGGTTAGTTATCAAGAATCACATCAAGATGCTGATTTTGTTCCAAATCTAGAAACTCTTGTTGATGCTGAAAATGATATGATTTGGGGAATCGGATTTAAACTTGGTGATGCTATAAAAGAAGCAGCAGAAAAGAATCCAGATACCAAATATGGTATAGTTGACTTTTCATATGGTGATAAGACTCCTGAAAATGTAGTAGGAGTAGTGTTTAAAGCAGAACAACCATCTTTCCTTGTTGGCTACATAGCAGCAAAAATGACTGAAACTGGTACAGTAGGTTTCGTTGGTGGTATGGAAGGGGATGTAATCTGGGGATTTGATTACGGCTTCCACGCAGGTGTTGCTTATGCTAACAAAGTAAATGGAACAGATGTAAAAGTATTAAGACAATATGCTGAATCATTTAATGATGCAGCTAAAGGTAAAGCTATTACAAATAGTATGTATCAACAAGGAGCAGACATAGTATTCCACGCTGCAGGTGGAGTAGGTGATGGTGTTATTGAAGCAGCTAAAGAACAAGGTAAATGGGCTATAGGTGTAGATAGAGACCAAAATTATATGGCACCAGATAATGTTCTTACATCAGCTATGAAGAGAGTAGACCAAGGTATTTATTTAATTGTTAAAGATTTAGCTGATGGGAAGTTCACAGGAGGAGAAACTGTAGTATTAGGTCTTAAGGAAGGTGCTGTTGATATAGCTCCAACATCAGACAAACACGTTCCAAAGGAAATACTAGATGAAGTAGAAGGATTAAAGAAAGATATTATTGATGAAAAAATAGTAGTTCCAGTAAATGAAAAGACATTTGAAGAATACTTAGAAACATTAGAATAG
- a CDS encoding ABC transporter ATP-binding protein, which translates to MKGITKKFGNFVANDNIDLTVHKGEIHALLGENGAGKTTLMNVLYGLYTPTSGEIMINGEKVEITNPNIAIQHGIGMVHQHFMLVDVFTVVENIMLGMETTVKKGNWDTGRLDVKKARQQVEELSKKYGLYVDPDAKIEDITVGMQQRVEILKALYRGADILIFDEPTAVLTPQEIDELIDIMKNLTSQGKTIIIITHKLKEIKQSADFCTIIRRGKKIDTVKVSEVTEEELAEKMVGRQVNFVVDKKELEKGEVVLDIDNIVVKDNRKLNAVDGLSLKLHGGEILGIAGIDGNGQSELIEGITGLRPIESGKVMLKGEDVANSTPKHIIEKGMSTIPEDRQRRGLVLDFTIGENFILENYHKAPFSKNGRLQHPQISKNAKELIEKFDVRPQDENQYAKALSGGNQQKVIIAREVSNDPDVLIAAQPTRGLDVGAIEFVHKSLVEQRDRGKAVLLISFELDEIMNLSDRIAVIYDGKIVSILDAKEADEKTLGYLMAGGGVDDERQ; encoded by the coding sequence ATGAAAGGTATAACTAAGAAATTTGGCAATTTTGTAGCAAATGATAATATTGACCTAACAGTTCATAAGGGTGAAATACATGCACTATTAGGAGAAAATGGTGCAGGTAAAACCACTTTAATGAATGTGCTATATGGCTTATATACACCTACATCTGGGGAAATAATGATAAATGGTGAAAAAGTGGAAATAACAAATCCTAATATAGCAATACAACATGGTATTGGTATGGTTCATCAGCATTTTATGTTGGTTGATGTCTTTACTGTAGTAGAAAATATAATGCTAGGTATGGAAACTACAGTTAAGAAAGGTAATTGGGATACTGGTCGCTTAGATGTAAAGAAGGCAAGACAACAAGTAGAAGAATTGTCTAAGAAATATGGATTGTATGTTGATCCAGATGCTAAGATAGAAGATATAACAGTGGGTATGCAACAAAGAGTAGAAATATTAAAAGCACTCTATAGGGGAGCTGACATACTAATATTTGATGAACCTACAGCAGTTCTTACTCCGCAGGAAATTGATGAACTTATAGATATTATGAAAAACTTGACTAGTCAGGGAAAGACGATTATTATCATAACTCATAAATTAAAAGAGATTAAACAATCAGCAGATTTTTGTACAATAATTAGAAGAGGTAAAAAAATTGATACTGTTAAAGTAAGCGAAGTAACAGAAGAAGAGTTAGCTGAAAAAATGGTAGGTAGACAGGTTAATTTTGTGGTTGACAAAAAGGAATTGGAAAAAGGTGAAGTAGTTCTTGATATTGATAATATAGTTGTAAAGGATAATAGAAAGTTAAATGCTGTAGATGGATTATCACTTAAACTTCACGGTGGTGAAATATTAGGTATAGCTGGTATTGATGGAAATGGCCAGAGTGAATTGATTGAAGGTATAACTGGGCTTAGGCCTATTGAATCTGGAAAGGTTATGCTAAAAGGCGAAGATGTTGCCAACTCTACACCAAAACACATTATTGAAAAGGGAATGAGTACGATCCCAGAAGATAGACAGAGAAGGGGATTAGTTCTTGATTTTACAATTGGAGAAAACTTCATATTAGAGAATTACCACAAAGCACCTTTTTCAAAAAATGGAAGATTACAACATCCGCAAATCAGTAAAAATGCAAAGGAATTAATTGAGAAATTTGATGTTAGACCACAAGATGAAAATCAATATGCTAAAGCATTGTCAGGTGGAAATCAACAGAAAGTTATTATTGCAAGAGAAGTGTCAAATGATCCCGATGTATTAATTGCGGCACAGCCTACAAGGGGACTAGATGTAGGTGCAATTGAGTTTGTTCACAAATCTTTAGTAGAACAAAGGGATAGAGGAAAAGCAGTACTTCTCATTTCTTTTGAGTTAGATGAAATAATGAATCTTTCTGATAGAATAGCGGTTATATATGATGGTAAAATTGTTTCTATATTAGATGCAAAAGAAGCAGATGAAAAGACATTAGGATATCTTATGGCTGGAGGAGGTGTAGATGATGAAAGGCAATAA
- a CDS encoding ABC transporter permease, producing MYAAPLMYTALGGVISENSGVVNIGLEGMMTIGAFVGATVGYYSGNPWLAFLAAGLAGGILALLHAIACVTFTAEQVVSGIAINFLGPGLALFLSRIFFDGATMTKPIQLDNKMPRPLNGVFAQNSFLDLVFNQYATVYIAFILVLVVWYLLYKTRLGLRIRSVGEHPRAADTLGINVFKTKYLAVILSGVFAGFGGAAMSLAVVSNFRQTLISGQGFIALAAMIFGKWTPHGSMWACLIFGLAQGLVVYLGGTDIAVSSQLLAMIPYVITLVILMGFVGRATGPAANGIPYQKNQE from the coding sequence ATGTATGCTGCACCATTAATGTATACAGCCCTAGGTGGAGTAATTAGTGAAAACTCTGGAGTTGTAAACATTGGGTTAGAAGGTATGATGACTATTGGAGCCTTTGTTGGTGCAACTGTAGGTTATTATTCAGGAAATCCTTGGCTAGCATTTTTGGCTGCAGGATTGGCTGGAGGTATATTGGCGTTACTTCATGCAATAGCTTGTGTAACTTTTACAGCAGAGCAAGTTGTATCTGGTATTGCTATCAACTTTTTAGGGCCTGGTTTAGCTCTTTTCCTAAGTAGAATTTTCTTTGATGGAGCAACCATGACTAAACCTATTCAATTGGATAATAAAATGCCAAGGCCACTAAACGGGGTATTTGCTCAAAACTCATTTTTGGATTTGGTATTTAACCAATATGCAACAGTATATATAGCGTTTATTTTAGTTTTGGTAGTTTGGTATTTACTATATAAGACCAGATTAGGACTAAGAATTAGATCTGTTGGAGAACATCCAAGAGCTGCAGATACATTAGGTATAAATGTATTTAAAACAAAATATCTTGCTGTAATACTTTCTGGAGTCTTTGCAGGTTTTGGTGGAGCTGCTATGAGTTTAGCAGTGGTATCAAATTTTAGACAAACTTTGATATCGGGGCAAGGTTTTATAGCCTTAGCAGCAATGATATTTGGAAAGTGGACACCACATGGTTCTATGTGGGCTTGTTTAATCTTTGGTTTAGCACAGGGATTAGTAGTATATTTAGGTGGTACAGATATAGCAGTATCATCTCAATTGCTAGCTATGATCCCTTATGTAATTACCTTAGTAATCCTTATGGGATTTGTAGGTAGAGCA
- a CDS encoding ABC transporter permease: MKGNKLKFTIIAILLGLVIGAIILLITGYNPLEAYGIMIRGVFGKPKFISWTIIKSTPLILTGISVAFAFKTGLFNIGAEGQFIIGALVATLVGYFWHLPPVIHAIVALLMACLAAAIWGGIAGLLKSKFGVNEVITTIMLNWIALYFSNFMVFWDKFKRPESEASQKILESASIGLPESWKALFGGFFDAPINWGFLIAILVAFYVRHILKNTTLGYELRAVGFNKDAAEYGGINVKKNTVIAMMIAGGIAGLAGAVHVLGVTREVSILAAMEGNGFDGIAVSLIGANNPIGCIFAGLLFGALKYGGYKIQPGMGAPSEIINIVIGIIVLFIAMPKLIEMFKMRRVKKRGEEVESIK, from the coding sequence ATGAAAGGCAATAAGCTCAAGTTTACTATTATAGCTATACTTTTAGGGCTAGTAATAGGAGCAATAATACTACTAATAACGGGTTATAACCCATTAGAAGCTTATGGAATAATGATAAGAGGAGTATTTGGGAAGCCAAAATTTATATCTTGGACAATTATTAAATCTACACCACTAATATTAACGGGTATTTCAGTAGCTTTTGCTTTTAAAACAGGGCTATTTAATATAGGTGCAGAGGGCCAATTTATTATTGGAGCATTAGTTGCTACACTTGTAGGATATTTTTGGCATTTACCACCAGTTATTCATGCTATTGTAGCATTACTTATGGCTTGTTTAGCAGCAGCAATATGGGGTGGTATAGCTGGTTTACTCAAGTCTAAATTTGGTGTAAATGAAGTTATTACTACTATAATGCTGAATTGGATAGCACTTTATTTTAGTAATTTCATGGTGTTTTGGGATAAATTCAAAAGACCTGAAAGCGAAGCTTCTCAAAAGATTTTAGAATCAGCTAGTATAGGATTACCTGAGAGTTGGAAGGCGTTATTTGGAGGATTTTTTGATGCACCAATAAACTGGGGTTTTTTAATAGCTATATTAGTAGCATTTTATGTAAGACATATATTGAAAAATACTACATTAGGATATGAATTAAGAGCTGTAGGATTTAACAAAGATGCAGCAGAGTATGGTGGTATTAATGTTAAAAAGAATACAGTTATTGCAATGATGATAGCAGGTGGAATAGCAGGTCTTGCAGGAGCTGTTCACGTATTAGGTGTAACTAGAGAAGTATCAATATTGGCTGCTATGGAAGGCAATGGCTTTGATGGTATAGCAGTATCATTAATAGGAGCTAATAATCCTATAGGATGTATATTTGCAGGACTATTATTTGGTGCATTGAAATATGGCGGATACAAGATACAGCCAGGAATGGGAGCACCATCCGAGATAATTAATATAGTTATAGGTATTATTGTATTATTTATAGCTATGCCTAAACTAATAGAAATGTTTAAAATGAGAAGAGTTAAGAAGAGAGGTGAAGAAGTTGAAAGCATTAAATGA